One genomic window of Rubidibacter lacunae KORDI 51-2 includes the following:
- a CDS encoding IS3 family transposase: MKILRDHKPERLPLSLACQHLDLNRSSFYAGKATSRVAPTGQGDEAPKPRQPRALSSSERAQVLATLNSEEFCDQPPSQVYMELLERGRYFCLVSTMYRVLREQGQSGERRQQRPAQKHAVPRLVATAPNQVWTWDITKLALSQKGVYLSLYVIIDLFSRFALAWMLSCKENSALSHQLMREAMARYPHALGGRTIHQDRGSPMIARRFLEVIGEMGATASHSRPRVSNDNPFSESQFKTLKYQPDYPGRFEHYAHAEQWCQDYFEWYNFSHHHSALEGFTPAQVFTQRYRELAAQREAVMSAAYEAHPERFVGGRPRIKLPPQVVAINPLYREDGSIETETGVNFPTLSAAKEVAKLH, translated from the coding sequence ATGAAGATACTCCGCGACCACAAGCCCGAGCGGCTACCTTTGAGCCTGGCCTGCCAGCATCTGGACCTGAACCGCAGCAGTTTTTATGCCGGCAAAGCGACCTCAAGGGTCGCACCAACCGGTCAAGGTGATGAAGCTCCGAAACCGCGACAACCCCGTGCCTTGAGCTCGAGCGAGCGAGCGCAGGTGTTAGCAACCCTCAACAGCGAGGAGTTTTGCGACCAGCCTCCGTCTCAGGTGTACATGGAGCTGCTGGAGCGCGGTCGCTATTTCTGCTTGGTCAGCACGATGTACCGTGTGCTGCGGGAGCAGGGGCAAAGTGGCGAGCGGCGTCAGCAGCGACCGGCACAGAAGCATGCCGTGCCCAGACTGGTGGCAACCGCCCCGAATCAGGTCTGGACGTGGGATATCACCAAGTTGGCGCTGAGCCAGAAGGGAGTCTACCTATCGCTGTACGTGATTATCGATTTGTTCAGTCGTTTCGCCTTGGCGTGGATGCTGTCGTGCAAGGAGAACAGCGCCCTGTCGCACCAACTGATGCGCGAGGCGATGGCGCGCTATCCCCATGCGCTGGGTGGTCGGACCATTCACCAAGACCGCGGCTCGCCCATGATTGCCCGGCGCTTCCTCGAGGTCATCGGTGAGATGGGAGCAACGGCCAGTCATAGCCGGCCGAGAGTGAGCAATGACAACCCCTTCAGTGAGAGCCAGTTCAAAACCCTGAAGTATCAACCCGACTACCCCGGACGGTTCGAGCACTATGCGCATGCGGAGCAGTGGTGCCAAGACTACTTCGAGTGGTACAACTTCAGCCATCATCACAGTGCCTTGGAGGGGTTCACGCCAGCACAGGTGTTCACCCAGCGCTATCGAGAGTTAGCTGCGCAACGGGAGGCGGTCATGAGCGCGGCATACGAGGCGCATCCGGAACGATTCGTGGGTGGGCGCCCGCGAATCAAACTGCCGCCGCAAGTGGTGGCAATCAACCCGCTCTATCGAGAGGACGGCAGCATCGAGACCGAAACGGGTGTTAACTTCCCCACCCTGAGTGCAGCCAAGGAGGTGGCAAAACTACATTAA
- a CDS encoding transposase, with the protein MPKPATDPLPDNQVKPEPALEKRTRRTFSAEYKLRIVQEANACQHGELGSLLRREKLYHNQIQQWRRECEQGGIASLSKTAPGPKPQLTSEQRQIAALEKKIQRLEHQLQLKDDCLALQKKALAMLAHQESEGDA; encoded by the coding sequence ATGCCTAAGCCTGCCACCGACCCCCTGCCCGATAACCAAGTCAAACCCGAGCCCGCCCTCGAGAAGCGGACCCGTCGCACCTTCAGCGCCGAGTACAAGCTACGGATTGTCCAGGAAGCTAACGCTTGCCAACACGGCGAACTGGGGAGTTTGCTGCGGCGCGAAAAGCTTTACCACAACCAAATTCAGCAATGGCGTCGCGAGTGCGAGCAAGGCGGCATCGCCTCCCTGTCCAAGACAGCTCCAGGTCCCAAACCCCAACTCACCAGCGAGCAGCGCCAGATTGCCGCGTTGGAGAAGAAGATTCAACGACTCGAGCATCAGCTCCAGCTCAAGGATGATTGCCTAGCCCTACAAAAAAAAGCCTTGGCGATGCTCGCGCACCAGGAGAGCGAGGGCGACGCATGA
- a CDS encoding Hsp70 family protein — protein MSEENIVKVIGFDLGHGEFSLTEVSMQLGQEPQTIEINNKASQITAVGKNKDGKTIIGNSAIMQRDMQSFDICFKQNPLTSSESNKRSIHDFVKAVYKKLIEGRYVEDPSNTYFFVGCPSGWQAEAVRDYQMMMIEAMLKNVTIVRESRAALMHAKEIKKIRPSELTKSVLVIDIGSSTTDFTWVINENDNPIDYGKNLGASLIDKAIFERTLNAHAQRAELEVIFKQYPVYLRRCEFACRINKEVYFQNPDAYAYGDTDVTAAYEHVQRMYEFMPKVNGPIMEEILNESMQELGGKSWKSTFRDHLRAVKQELEYRQIEPSKILLTGGASRMDFITTICDNIFPDSPWIRDVEPEFAIARGLARWGRIDINTKSFSNEANQILDRDLSGIVEKHIETLLENQAKKIAAGAVNKGLKPLLIQWRDNEISTLEELESKVNQEIEDWLNGVEASDIITSELNNWLPIVSKEVEDRLSDLYEEYALSRAALGITKFQLNPKTEEISSSIFIKEAVIDIDTQTYTHGVGTGAALGGALGAIGGGGVVALITAEILAGPVGWAALGVGLLGAALGASANAKTVTQVTKQERRDLSEQDIDEEVKKQREHLSQELQKRFSVDSELKKQLLQKMSRVLEDAIKEKVDKARLLIASDDI, from the coding sequence ATGAGTGAAGAAAATATTGTCAAGGTCATAGGTTTTGATTTAGGGCATGGAGAGTTTTCATTGACAGAGGTTTCGATGCAATTGGGGCAAGAGCCGCAAACCATCGAAATCAACAATAAAGCTTCTCAAATTACTGCTGTCGGCAAAAACAAGGATGGTAAGACAATAATTGGAAATAGTGCGATCATGCAAAGGGATATGCAAAGCTTTGATATTTGTTTTAAACAAAATCCTCTGACTAGCTCGGAGTCAAACAAAAGATCTATTCATGACTTTGTTAAAGCAGTCTACAAAAAGTTGATTGAGGGTCGATATGTTGAAGATCCTAGCAACACCTATTTCTTTGTTGGTTGTCCTTCAGGTTGGCAAGCAGAAGCAGTAAGAGATTATCAGATGATGATGATTGAAGCTATGCTTAAAAACGTGACTATAGTTAGAGAATCTCGTGCAGCTCTGATGCACGCTAAAGAAATCAAGAAAATTAGACCATCTGAATTGACCAAGTCGGTTCTAGTCATTGATATTGGCTCATCTACGACGGATTTTACTTGGGTAATAAACGAAAATGATAACCCCATAGACTATGGCAAAAATCTAGGGGCTTCGCTTATTGACAAAGCAATTTTTGAACGGACTCTAAATGCTCATGCTCAAAGAGCAGAGTTAGAGGTAATCTTTAAGCAATATCCTGTATACCTGCGTCGTTGTGAATTTGCTTGCCGTATTAATAAAGAAGTGTATTTTCAAAATCCTGATGCTTATGCATATGGCGATACTGATGTTACAGCAGCTTATGAACATGTCCAACGTATGTACGAATTTATGCCAAAAGTCAATGGTCCAATAATGGAAGAAATACTTAATGAATCGATGCAAGAACTGGGAGGAAAAAGCTGGAAATCCACCTTCAGAGATCATTTGCGTGCAGTAAAACAAGAGTTAGAGTATCGACAGATTGAGCCGAGTAAAATTCTGCTCACAGGTGGCGCCTCCAGAATGGACTTTATTACTACTATATGTGATAACATTTTTCCCGATTCACCTTGGATAAGAGATGTCGAACCTGAATTTGCTATTGCTAGAGGGCTAGCTCGTTGGGGGCGAATTGATATCAACACAAAAAGTTTTAGCAATGAAGCTAATCAAATCCTTGATCGCGATTTAAGTGGTATTGTGGAAAAACACATTGAAACCTTACTCGAAAATCAAGCAAAAAAAATAGCGGCTGGTGCTGTTAATAAAGGACTAAAACCATTACTAATTCAATGGCGTGACAACGAAATTTCAACATTAGAAGAGCTTGAATCTAAAGTCAATCAAGAAATAGAAGACTGGTTAAATGGAGTTGAAGCAAGCGATATCATCACATCGGAACTAAATAATTGGTTACCCATTGTTAGCAAAGAAGTAGAAGATCGGCTTTCCGATCTATATGAGGAATATGCCCTCAGTAGAGCTGCCTTGGGCATAACTAAATTTCAACTTAACCCCAAAACTGAAGAAATCTCAAGCTCGATCTTTATTAAAGAGGCAGTTATTGATATCGATACTCAAACATACACCCATGGAGTTGGGACTGGGGCTGCCCTAGGAGGAGCATTGGGAGCTATAGGTGGAGGTGGGGTTGTTGCTTTGATTACGGCAGAGATACTTGCAGGACCTGTGGGATGGGCTGCTTTGGGTGTCGGTTTGCTTGGTGCAGCTTTGGGCGCAAGCGCAAATGCTAAAACAGTGACCCAAGTGACTAAACAAGAAAGAAGAGATTTGTCTGAGCAAGATATTGACGAAGAGGTAAAGAAACAGAGAGAGCATTTATCTCAAGAACTTCAAAAAAGATTTAGCGTCGATTCAGAGCTAAAGAAACAGCTGCTGCAAAAAATGAGCCGGGTTCTAGAGGATGCCATAAAAGAAAAGGTGGATAAGGCTAGATTACTGATTGCTAGTGATGATATCTAG
- a CDS encoding ATP-binding protein, which translates to MIESELSPPQLELAMANAISISLLYTLGRKYLDIPLDKGKYIRPESPLARSSESFDGIEFLRLEMVGDSSDSLFNDPLMALQTALASCHHPKHCTLIFIVSSDGNNTHIYLGIRRSDHTDYLTKDFVKNVGNFLEGNWSGTKLVPCYPESSEFQTRIINPLNKNLRYINALTGIPSLKAGENPGYPQSLDRLITGLRGSPFMYMIVAEPMDQGDVNQAIHQLRELMGRVHSLSKVTSNETFSENISEALGRTESFGKSVADGINFNEAQSDQKIKDIINLVSAGTLAVGAFFPPAELLIEVGLGALLLKDFTPTKQKSSGMSSTITDSFGESLSTTTTLGKGLARAFGREYINTHAEAAKRIVERYLNRFEESRALGCWNVGIYLLAEEPNVAQQGAIQLKALLSGEQSFFEPIRVHNLSPGNGEGWRHAVRKALQEFCQPSLTLVTPNNQTPLVHPLGTPFNHLTTPLNVKELALLVNIPQREIPGVKVMASASFSLNPPTIEDNDIILGYLLEGGKQTGLNYGIPKKTLAKHGLVTGITGSGKTSTCQKLLSELHQEKIPLLVIEPAKTEYVDWAMELNKTLPQEKHIAVYMPGVKTWRGIVLKEQLVLNPFDVVWLHNNTPQVLPHIDRLKSILNAAFPMQEVLPIILEELIFDAYNHHGWLDDELPPLSTSRPTFSQLRNKVGDVVKSLGYETKITANLTAALTARIQSFRRGWKKQLFDRTPSTKWNKIFDRPAIINLSHLGDDADKAFTMAILLNFLYEYRQAQYELGIKQQPLFHLTVIEEAHRILSNVRASSLEQASPQGKVAEMFSNILSEIRAYGEGFLIVDQVPSRLIPDVVKNTNLKIVHRLVASDDRDSMSTAMALTLEQTNIINRLRPGQSIIYGEQDDLAAWVQISK; encoded by the coding sequence ATGATTGAAAGTGAGTTGTCTCCGCCTCAACTGGAACTAGCAATGGCAAATGCCATATCAATTTCTTTGCTATACACCTTGGGGCGGAAATATTTAGATATTCCATTAGATAAGGGCAAATATATTCGACCAGAATCGCCTCTAGCACGAAGCAGTGAAAGCTTTGATGGTATAGAGTTTTTACGGTTAGAAATGGTGGGTGACTCTAGTGATTCTTTATTCAATGACCCATTGATGGCTTTGCAAACAGCTTTAGCCTCTTGCCATCACCCCAAACATTGCACATTAATTTTTATTGTTTCTAGTGATGGAAATAATACTCACATTTACTTAGGTATTCGTCGTAGTGATCATACTGACTATCTAACCAAAGATTTCGTCAAGAATGTGGGTAATTTCCTGGAAGGAAATTGGTCTGGCACAAAGCTTGTTCCATGTTATCCAGAAAGCTCAGAATTTCAAACTCGTATTATCAATCCTTTAAACAAAAACTTGAGGTATATTAATGCTTTAACAGGGATTCCTTCCCTGAAAGCAGGGGAAAATCCTGGTTATCCTCAAAGCTTGGATCGTTTGATTACTGGGTTACGTGGCTCACCGTTTATGTACATGATTGTAGCTGAGCCAATGGACCAAGGAGATGTCAATCAGGCGATTCATCAACTCCGAGAATTAATGGGAAGAGTGCATTCTCTAAGTAAGGTTACTTCGAATGAAACCTTTTCTGAAAATATCTCCGAAGCCCTGGGAAGAACAGAAAGTTTTGGGAAATCAGTCGCTGATGGAATAAATTTCAATGAAGCTCAATCAGATCAAAAAATTAAGGATATCATTAATTTGGTCAGCGCTGGGACTCTTGCTGTCGGAGCATTCTTTCCTCCTGCCGAGTTACTGATTGAAGTAGGCTTAGGCGCTTTGCTCCTTAAGGATTTTACACCAACGAAACAAAAATCTTCGGGGATGAGCTCAACAATTACTGATAGTTTTGGTGAAAGCCTCTCTACAACAACTACCTTGGGAAAAGGTTTGGCACGGGCTTTTGGTCGGGAGTATATCAATACTCATGCTGAGGCAGCAAAAAGAATAGTTGAGAGGTACTTGAATCGCTTTGAGGAATCTCGTGCCTTAGGGTGTTGGAATGTAGGTATTTACTTGTTGGCTGAAGAGCCGAATGTTGCACAGCAAGGAGCTATCCAACTCAAAGCTTTACTGAGTGGTGAACAAAGCTTTTTTGAACCGATCCGTGTTCACAATCTGAGCCCAGGAAATGGAGAGGGGTGGAGACATGCCGTTCGCAAAGCTTTGCAGGAGTTTTGCCAACCTAGTTTAACACTTGTAACGCCTAATAATCAAACCCCCCTTGTCCATCCTCTCGGCACCCCTTTTAACCATCTAACAACACCACTGAATGTTAAAGAGTTGGCATTACTTGTTAACATCCCTCAACGAGAAATACCTGGTGTAAAAGTGATGGCTAGCGCTAGTTTTAGCCTCAATCCTCCAACTATCGAGGACAATGATATTATTTTGGGGTATTTATTAGAAGGCGGCAAACAAACAGGTTTAAACTATGGCATTCCCAAAAAAACCTTGGCAAAGCATGGCTTGGTCACTGGAATTACTGGGAGCGGAAAAACAAGCACTTGCCAGAAGCTTTTGAGTGAGTTACACCAAGAAAAGATTCCTCTATTAGTTATCGAGCCTGCCAAAACAGAGTATGTTGACTGGGCAATGGAGCTAAACAAAACCTTGCCGCAAGAAAAACATATTGCAGTTTATATGCCTGGTGTTAAGACTTGGCGTGGCATTGTGCTAAAAGAACAACTGGTTCTTAACCCTTTTGATGTTGTCTGGCTGCATAATAATACTCCTCAGGTTCTACCTCACATTGATCGGCTAAAGTCTATTTTAAATGCTGCTTTTCCCATGCAGGAAGTCTTACCTATCATTCTTGAAGAGCTGATATTTGATGCCTACAATCACCATGGATGGCTAGATGATGAGTTGCCGCCTCTTAGTACCTCTCGCCCAACCTTCAGTCAATTGCGAAATAAAGTAGGAGATGTTGTCAAAAGTTTGGGATATGAAACAAAAATAACTGCTAATCTCACTGCTGCTTTGACGGCCCGCATACAGAGTTTTCGTCGAGGATGGAAAAAGCAATTATTTGATCGGACTCCATCGACTAAATGGAACAAGATTTTTGATCGTCCAGCAATCATAAACCTTTCTCATCTGGGAGATGATGCTGACAAAGCCTTTACTATGGCAATTCTATTGAATTTCCTTTACGAATACCGCCAAGCTCAATATGAGTTAGGGATTAAACAGCAACCTCTCTTTCATTTAACAGTAATCGAAGAAGCTCATCGAATTCTATCAAATGTTAGGGCGAGTTCTTTAGAGCAAGCAAGCCCCCAAGGCAAAGTAGCTGAGATGTTTTCCAATATTCTTTCAGAAATCCGCGCATATGGTGAAGGGTTTCTGATCGTAGATCAAGTACCATCTCGACTTATTCCTGACGTTGTTAAAAACACTAATCTTAAGATTGTCCACCGCTTAGTTGCTTCTGATGACCGAGATTCTATGAGTACTGCAATGGCACTAACTTTAGAACAAACAAACATAATAAATCGCTTGCGTCCAGGACAATCAATCATCTATGGAGAACAAGACGACTTGGCAGCTTGGGTGCAAATATCTAAGTGA
- a CDS encoding calcium-binding protein codes for MLGAAAIPQFNIQEVFIFEGEENQVSQTINQTIFFLGVTPSALESSPLAQFFIQDEFDLGNENQIEQGIEQTAPVIPLFPNRLDSDISDPFSLEVDRFLNADESLDSLQFVSQEADVLGNENEVVQETQQELVIPFAIDLGLANGSNDFLDGGIEDLAATISDSGVLDALQFGIQEILIEGDGNVIRQQIDQILISLIVLDEADIASLSESAGSPTQFAIQETFAGEEAGLANDNAIAQSGTQTIFFEPLGVAGEIETSTGRELNDAELDIDNFIATILGQTQIDSVQTTAQRATPTGNGSQQVQEANQELIVEGPKPLVFGTLANDDIEPGRNLDVNGFGDFVFAGSGADLIDLTGVSPEVERLDFLDIPSNMRLFGGSGDDEIFTNSGDRAFGGSGNDILDASAGSGGNRLYGGDGSDTLIGLNDDRLLGGAGDDRLFVVGTGDNLLTGGPGRDRFWIANAALPTAPSTITDFTVDVDEIGIGGLGIGFSDLSLRQEGENVAIGALGQDLAVLLNSELDALNASAFTFEN; via the coding sequence ATGCTCGGCGCAGCTGCAATCCCACAATTTAATATCCAAGAAGTGTTTATCTTTGAGGGTGAAGAGAACCAAGTTTCGCAAACTATAAATCAAACTATATTCTTTTTAGGGGTTACACCATCAGCTCTAGAGAGTTCACCACTGGCCCAGTTCTTTATCCAAGACGAGTTTGACTTGGGCAACGAAAACCAGATCGAACAAGGGATCGAACAAACAGCACCGGTTATTCCACTATTCCCAAATCGACTGGATAGCGATATTTCAGATCCCTTCTCTTTGGAAGTCGATCGCTTTCTAAATGCGGATGAAAGCCTAGACTCCTTACAGTTTGTCTCCCAGGAAGCGGATGTATTAGGAAACGAGAATGAGGTCGTTCAGGAAACTCAGCAAGAGTTGGTCATTCCTTTCGCGATCGATCTCGGGCTGGCCAACGGATCGAACGACTTCTTGGATGGAGGAATCGAAGACTTAGCGGCAACGATCTCGGACTCTGGAGTTCTCGACGCACTTCAGTTCGGCATCCAAGAGATCCTTATTGAAGGAGACGGAAACGTCATCCGGCAGCAGATCGATCAAATACTTATATCCCTTATTGTCTTAGACGAAGCAGACATTGCAAGCTTGTCCGAATCCGCGGGCAGTCCCACCCAGTTTGCCATTCAAGAAACATTTGCTGGTGAAGAGGCAGGGCTGGCGAATGATAACGCGATCGCGCAAAGTGGCACGCAAACGATTTTCTTCGAACCCCTTGGGGTCGCTGGCGAGATCGAAACTAGCACGGGCCGCGAGTTAAATGATGCCGAATTGGACATCGACAACTTTATTGCCACTATTCTAGGCCAAACCCAAATAGACTCGGTTCAAACAACCGCTCAACGCGCGACCCCAACCGGAAATGGCAGCCAGCAGGTGCAAGAAGCCAACCAAGAGTTGATTGTTGAGGGTCCCAAGCCACTGGTATTTGGTACGTTAGCGAATGATGATATCGAGCCGGGCCGGAACCTTGACGTCAACGGCTTCGGCGATTTCGTCTTCGCAGGCAGCGGTGCAGACTTAATCGATCTCACGGGGGTATCCCCAGAGGTCGAGCGGCTAGATTTCTTAGATATTCCCAGCAACATGCGCCTCTTTGGGGGGTCTGGCGATGACGAGATATTCACTAATAGCGGCGATCGCGCTTTCGGCGGCAGCGGCAACGATATCCTCGACGCCTCCGCCGGGAGCGGCGGGAACCGTCTCTACGGTGGGGACGGTTCGGACACCCTGATCGGATTGAATGACGATCGCCTGCTTGGCGGTGCTGGAGACGATCGTCTCTTCGTTGTCGGCACGGGCGACAACCTCCTCACTGGCGGCCCCGGCCGCGATCGCTTCTGGATCGCGAATGCGGCACTCCCCACTGCACCTAGCACGATTACTGACTTCACTGTAGATGTAGATGAAATCGGGATTGGTGGCTTGGGTATTGGCTTTAGCGACCTCAGCTTGCGCCAGGAGGGCGAGAACGTCGCGATCGGCGCTCTCGGGCAAGATTTGGCAGTCTTACTCAATAGCGAGCTTGACGCTCTCAATGCGAGTGCATTTACTTTTGAAAACTAG